From a single Nicotiana tomentosiformis chromosome 2, ASM39032v3, whole genome shotgun sequence genomic region:
- the LOC104116191 gene encoding uncharacterized protein isoform X1: protein MSTRDRGSQPVRRTKFRSRRSTVVDVDLNVAPPSENRDQEGTSVPVVSGDATHGQRGAFLTPAAIVIEALDDDVIISSPRAFAEAKNNSRRNRGRVIVVDVDSAIAEGLSSRASSNSRNRRRRVSTDQATNNGGIHIDLEGHSCQKNVNVKSAIPPQPKEPAFSCPVCMGPLVEEMSTKCGHIFCKACIKASIAAQHKCPTCRRKITMRDTIRVYLPTTS, encoded by the exons ATGAGCACACGAGATAGAGGGTCACAGCCAGTTAGGCGTACGAAGTTCCGATCTCGAAGGAGTACTGTTGTAGATGTTGATCTAAATGTTGCACCCCCATCTGAGAACAGAGATCAGGAAGGAACGTCTGTGCCTGTTGTGTCTGGGGATGCGACACACGGACAAAGAGGTGCCTTTTTGACACCTGCAGCAATTGTTATTGAGGCACTTGATGATGATGTGATTATATCATCCCCTAGGGCGTTTGCAGAA GCTAAGAACAACTCCAGAAGGAATCGAGGACGGGTTATTGTAGTTGATGTGGATTCT GCTATTGCAGAGGGCCTTTCATCTAGGGCCTCAAGTAACAGTCGCAACAGGCGTAGAAGAGTCTCTACAGATCAAGCAACAAACAATGGTGGCATTCACATAGACCTAGAAGGACATAGCTGTCAAAAG AATGTCAATGTAAAAAGTGCAATACCACCACAACCAAAAGAGCCCGCATTCAGCTGTCCAGTGTGCATGGGTCCGTTAGTTGAGGAGATGTCGACTAAATGTGGTCACATTTTCTGTAAGGCGTGCATAAAAGCGTCCATAGCTGCTCAGCATAAATGTCCTACATGTAGGAGAAAAATCACTATGAGAGACACCATAAGAGTGTATCTTCCAACCACAAGTTAA
- the LOC104116191 gene encoding uncharacterized protein isoform X3 — translation MSTRDRGSQPVRRTKFRSRRSTVVDVDLNVAPPSENRDQEGTSVPVVSGDATHGQRGAFLTPAAIVIEALDDDVIISSPRAFAEAKNNSRRNRGRVIVVDVDSAIAEGLSSRASSNSRNRRRRVSTDQATNNGGIHIDLEGHSCQKDLAIVYMTCGGSVFVGVVSL, via the exons ATGAGCACACGAGATAGAGGGTCACAGCCAGTTAGGCGTACGAAGTTCCGATCTCGAAGGAGTACTGTTGTAGATGTTGATCTAAATGTTGCACCCCCATCTGAGAACAGAGATCAGGAAGGAACGTCTGTGCCTGTTGTGTCTGGGGATGCGACACACGGACAAAGAGGTGCCTTTTTGACACCTGCAGCAATTGTTATTGAGGCACTTGATGATGATGTGATTATATCATCCCCTAGGGCGTTTGCAGAA GCTAAGAACAACTCCAGAAGGAATCGAGGACGGGTTATTGTAGTTGATGTGGATTCT GCTATTGCAGAGGGCCTTTCATCTAGGGCCTCAAGTAACAGTCGCAACAGGCGTAGAAGAGTCTCTACAGATCAAGCAACAAACAATGGTGGCATTCACATAGACCTAGAAGGACATAGCTGTCAAAAG GATTTGGCCATCGTTTATATGACCTGTGGAGGAAGTGTATTTGTAGGGGTAGTTTCTCTATGA
- the LOC104116191 gene encoding uncharacterized protein isoform X4 translates to MSTRDRGSQPVRRTKFRSRRSTVVDVDLNVAPPSENRDQEGTSVPVVSGDATHGQRGAFLTPAAIVIEALDDDVIISSPRAFAEAKNNSRRNRGRVIVVDVDSEGLSSRASSNSRNRRRRVSTDQATNNGGIHIDLEGHSCQKDLAIVYMTCGGSVFVGVVSL, encoded by the exons ATGAGCACACGAGATAGAGGGTCACAGCCAGTTAGGCGTACGAAGTTCCGATCTCGAAGGAGTACTGTTGTAGATGTTGATCTAAATGTTGCACCCCCATCTGAGAACAGAGATCAGGAAGGAACGTCTGTGCCTGTTGTGTCTGGGGATGCGACACACGGACAAAGAGGTGCCTTTTTGACACCTGCAGCAATTGTTATTGAGGCACTTGATGATGATGTGATTATATCATCCCCTAGGGCGTTTGCAGAA GCTAAGAACAACTCCAGAAGGAATCGAGGACGGGTTATTGTAGTTGATGTGGATTCTG AGGGCCTTTCATCTAGGGCCTCAAGTAACAGTCGCAACAGGCGTAGAAGAGTCTCTACAGATCAAGCAACAAACAATGGTGGCATTCACATAGACCTAGAAGGACATAGCTGTCAAAAG GATTTGGCCATCGTTTATATGACCTGTGGAGGAAGTGTATTTGTAGGGGTAGTTTCTCTATGA
- the LOC104116191 gene encoding uncharacterized protein isoform X2, which yields MSTRDRGSQPVRRTKFRSRRSTVVDVDLNVAPPSENRDQEGTSVPVVSGDATHGQRGAFLTPAAIVIEALDDDVIISSPRAFAEAKNNSRRNRGRVIVVDVDSEGLSSRASSNSRNRRRRVSTDQATNNGGIHIDLEGHSCQKNVNVKSAIPPQPKEPAFSCPVCMGPLVEEMSTKCGHIFCKACIKASIAAQHKCPTCRRKITMRDTIRVYLPTTS from the exons ATGAGCACACGAGATAGAGGGTCACAGCCAGTTAGGCGTACGAAGTTCCGATCTCGAAGGAGTACTGTTGTAGATGTTGATCTAAATGTTGCACCCCCATCTGAGAACAGAGATCAGGAAGGAACGTCTGTGCCTGTTGTGTCTGGGGATGCGACACACGGACAAAGAGGTGCCTTTTTGACACCTGCAGCAATTGTTATTGAGGCACTTGATGATGATGTGATTATATCATCCCCTAGGGCGTTTGCAGAA GCTAAGAACAACTCCAGAAGGAATCGAGGACGGGTTATTGTAGTTGATGTGGATTCTG AGGGCCTTTCATCTAGGGCCTCAAGTAACAGTCGCAACAGGCGTAGAAGAGTCTCTACAGATCAAGCAACAAACAATGGTGGCATTCACATAGACCTAGAAGGACATAGCTGTCAAAAG AATGTCAATGTAAAAAGTGCAATACCACCACAACCAAAAGAGCCCGCATTCAGCTGTCCAGTGTGCATGGGTCCGTTAGTTGAGGAGATGTCGACTAAATGTGGTCACATTTTCTGTAAGGCGTGCATAAAAGCGTCCATAGCTGCTCAGCATAAATGTCCTACATGTAGGAGAAAAATCACTATGAGAGACACCATAAGAGTGTATCTTCCAACCACAAGTTAA
- the LOC138906250 gene encoding uncharacterized protein, producing the protein MTSYICAIKGNDLEDDEIESVLLKKFRDTLSKGAMIWYHNLPPNSIDSFDILADSFIKAHVGAIKVETRKSDLFKVKQRDNKMLKEFVSRFQIEQMDLPPVAEYWAVQAFTQGLNIRSSVASQLLKQNLIEDLAVTWADMHNRYQSKIRV; encoded by the coding sequence ATGACCTCTTAtatatgtgccatcaaagggaatgacttggaggaCGACGAGATCGAGTCTGTTTTGCTGAAAAAATTTAGGGATAcactgtcaaagggagctatgatatggtatcacaacttacctcctaattccatTGACTCATTTGATATACTTGCAGACtctttcataaaagcacatgttggtgccatcaaggtcgagaccaggaaatcgGATCTTTTCAAAGTCAAACAAAGAGATAACAAGATGCTCAAggaattcgtgtcccgatttcaaatagaacaAATGGATCTGCCGCCAGTCGCTGAgtattgggctgttcaagctttcactcagggactcaatattcgaagctcAGTGGCTTCACAGCTGCTAAAGCAGAACCTGATAGAAGACCTGGCCGTTACATGGGCTGAcatgcataaccggtatcaatcgaaaatcagagtctAA
- the LOC104116191 gene encoding uncharacterized protein isoform X5 has product MSTRDRGSQPVRRTKFRSRRSTVVDVDLNVAPPSENRDQEGTSVPVVSGDATHGQRGAFLTPAAIVIEALDDDVIISSPRAFAEAKNNSRRNRGRVIVVDVDSAIAEGLSSRASSNSRNRRRRVSTDQATNNGGIHIDLEGHSCQKDLAIVYMTCGGSVFVG; this is encoded by the exons ATGAGCACACGAGATAGAGGGTCACAGCCAGTTAGGCGTACGAAGTTCCGATCTCGAAGGAGTACTGTTGTAGATGTTGATCTAAATGTTGCACCCCCATCTGAGAACAGAGATCAGGAAGGAACGTCTGTGCCTGTTGTGTCTGGGGATGCGACACACGGACAAAGAGGTGCCTTTTTGACACCTGCAGCAATTGTTATTGAGGCACTTGATGATGATGTGATTATATCATCCCCTAGGGCGTTTGCAGAA GCTAAGAACAACTCCAGAAGGAATCGAGGACGGGTTATTGTAGTTGATGTGGATTCT GCTATTGCAGAGGGCCTTTCATCTAGGGCCTCAAGTAACAGTCGCAACAGGCGTAGAAGAGTCTCTACAGATCAAGCAACAAACAATGGTGGCATTCACATAGACCTAGAAGGACATAGCTGTCAAAAG GATTTGGCCATCGTTTATATGACCTGTGGAGGAAGTGTATTTGTAGGG TGA